The region GGGTGGCGGCGCTGCTGGCGCTCAACATCCTGGACGGGGTGGACCTGGCCGGGATGTCGCTGGCCGACCGGCTGCACTGGCAGATCGAGGCGATGAAGCTCGGCTTCGCCGACGCGCACGCGTACGTGGCCGACCCGGAGAAGGTCGCCGTGCCGATCGAGCAACTGCTCAGCCCCGAGTACGCGGCCACCCGCCGCGCCCTGGTCGGCGACCGGGCCGGTACGCCGGAGCCGGGCAGTCCGGGTCGGGGCGGGACGGTCTACCTCTGCACCGCCGACTCGGGCGGGATGATGGTGAGCCTGATCCAGTCGAACTACCTGGCCTTCGGCTCGCACGTGGTGCTGCCGGGGTTCGGCTTCGGGTTGCAGAACCGGGGGACCGGGTTCAGCCTCGACCCGGCGCATCCGAACGTGGTGGCGCCGAACAAGCGGCCGTACCACACCATCATTCCGGGTTTCCTGACCCGTGGTGGTGCGCCGGTCGGCCCGTTCGGGGTGATGGGTGGGCACATGCAGCCGCAGGGACATCTGCAACTGGTGTCGCACACGGTCGACGACGGCCTGGATCCGCAGGCGGCGTTGAACGCGCCCCGCTGGTACTGGCACGCCGATCGGTCGGTGCTGGTCGAGGCGGATCTGCTGAACCTGCGGTCGGGGCCGATGGCAATCGGTGAGCTGCGCCAGCGGGGGCACTCGCTGAGCGTCGCGGACGACGACGACTCGCCGCCGTTCGGCTACGGGCAGGCGATCTGGCGGCTGCCGGAGGGCGGCTACGTGGCCGGCTCCGACGCGCGCGCCGACGGTTGCGCCGTCGTCTACTGACCGACCGGTTCGGCTCCGGCACCCGTTTCCGGGAACGCTCCTACACCCGTTCCCGGAATATGGTGCGGTAGGCGTGCGGGGTGGTGCCGACCCGGCGGGTGAAGTGGTGGCGCAGGGTCGCCGGGTCACCGAAGCCGGCCCGGGTCGCCACCGCCTCGACGCCGAGTTCGGTCTCCTCCAGCAGCCGCCGGGCGAGCAGGATCCGCTGGTTGGTGAGCCAGTCGTGCGGGGTGGTTCCGGTCTCGGCCCGGAACCGCCGGGCGAACGTACGCGGGGCCATGTGCGACCGGGCGGCCAGCTCGTCGATGGTCAGGTTCTGGTCGAGGTGGCTCACCAGCCAGCCGAGCACCGGTTCGAGGGTGGGTGCGTCCGGCGTACGCGGGATCGGTGCCTCGATGTACTGGGACTGGCCGCCGTCGCGGTGCGGGGGAACCACCATCCGTCGGGCGAGCTTGGTGGCGATGGCGGAGCCGTGCTCCTGGCGTACCAGGTGCAGGCAGGCGTCGATGCCGGCGGCGGTGCCGGCGCCGGTGAGCAGGTTGCCGTCCTGGACGTAGAGCTCGTCGCAGCGGACCCGGGCCAGCGGGTGGCGCCGCGCGAGCTGGTCGCCGTACTTCCAGTGGGTGGTGCACTCGCGCCCGTCGAGCAGCCCGGCGGCGCCGAGCACGAACGCGCCGGAGCAGACGCTGAGCACGTACGCCCCGCGTGCGTGGGCTCGCCGCAGCGCGTCGAGTACGGGTTCCGGAAACGGCGCGCTGTCCCCGTACGCCGGCACGGCGACCAGGTCGGCGTCCTCGGTCGGGGTGAGGTCGGCGTGTGGCACCACGTCGAAGCCGGAGCGGCTGCGCACCGGCTTGCCGTCGACGGAGCAGACATCGAAGCGGTAGCCGGGGAAGCCGTCCGCGGTCCGGTCGGTGCCGAACACCTCGCAGAGCACGCCCAGTTCGAACGCGGCCACCGGGTCGAGGGCGATCACCGCGACTTTGCTCAGCATGTGGCGAGGGTAACCCGGCTGGTGGCAGGAAATCGAGCCTGTGTGGCAATCCTGCCACTGTCCGGGTGTTCGCGTTCGGCGGAAACTGAATGAGACGTCCGGTGCGCACCGGCGGCGAAACCGCAGAGACTCTCGGAAGGTCCACGCCGCCATGGAACTCTTCATCCTGCTCTTCCTGCTGTTCCTCGCTCTCACATCGGTGTTCGGGCTGACCGCCGACAGCCGCGAGTGCACCGGTCGGGCGTCGTTCGACAGCCGCCCCGATCCCCGTTCCGGCCCCTGCTGACCGGTCTGTCTGATGTTCCGGCACCCCGCCGGGGTGGTCACGTCACGAACTGACCGCCCCGGCGACAAGCCGTCACCGGCGTACGGCAGGCTAGGTGCATGGCTGACGGCTCCTGGTACGACGCCGACATCGACCACGTGATCATCACCGAGGAGCAGATCCGCGAGAAGACCGAGGAACTGGCCAAGCAGATCGCGGCCGACTACGCCTCGGTCACCGACGGGCTGCTGCTGGTCTGCGTACTGAAGGGTGCGGTCATGTTCATGGCCGACTTCGCGCGGGCCCTCGGCAAGCACGGCCCCTCGGCCGAGCTGGAGTTCATGGCCGTCTCCTCGTACGGGCAGGGCACCAGTTCCTCGGGCGTGGTGCGCATCCTCAAGGACCTGGACCGGGACATCGCCGGCCGGCACGTCATGGTGGTCGAGGACATCGTCGACTCCGGTCTGACCCTCTCCTGGCTGCTGCGCTACCTGGAGTCCCGGTCGGCGGCGAGCGTCGAGGTGGTCGCCCTCTTCCGCAAGCCGGACGCGATCAAGGTCACCGTCCCGGTCAAGTACGTCGGCTTCGACATCCCGAGCGAGTTCGTCGTCGGGTACGGGCTCGACTTCGGCGAGCGCTACCGGGAGCTGCCCTTCGTCGGGGTGCTCAAGCCGGAGGTCTACGCCCGCGCCTGAGCCGGCCCGCACCCGCCTGATCGGGCCCGGTTCGCCCGCTGGCGGGCCGCCGGAGCGGAACGTCGGTGGCATTGGCGTTAGGAAATATCGAGCAGACGTACAGCGCGCTCTCAGGATCACCAGCTACGGTATGCGGTGGTGGCGCGGACGTATTTCCGCGCCGGGTCTTTCCGCCCTGTTTGACCGTACAGGTCGGGAACCGGGCGCGAATCCGCCGTCACGCTGGCACGACGGGCGAACCGCGGGCGTCCCCGGAGGGTTTCCTCCAGCGCTCACGGAGCGGCACCGGATCGCGACTGCGGGGCTCGCAAGCTCACTCCTCGCGGTCACGGTGTACCGTCGAATCACCTCGGCGAGATATTCGCGTCGAGGTCGAGGCCGGCCCGCAAGGCGGCCCCGGCCGCCGCTACCCGCGGCGACAAGCCAAGCCAGACGGTCAGGACGTCGATCAGGAGGGTCCGGGCGCCGCGGCGCTCGACAACAGTATGGAACGTACGCGTTTCTTCCGCCGCCCGGTGGTCTGGATCATCCTGGTGATCATCGGTGCGATCGCGCTCAGCTCGTTCTTCACCGGCGGCCCGAGCTACCACAAGGTCGACACCTCAGTCGCCCTTGATCAGCTCCACACGGCCAGTATCAAGAAGGCGGTCTTCCAGGACAAGGAGCAGACGCTCCAGCTCGACCTGGCCAACAAGGCCAAGTTCGGCGACACCGAAACCGACCGGATCCAGGCCCAGTTCCCGGCCGAGGTCGGCGACGAGGTGTGGAACGACGTGCTCGCGGCCAAGGCGGCGAACCGGATCACCGGTCCGGCCGACGTCAAGGTCTCCAGCGACAACGTCTTCCTCACGCTGCTGGTCAACCTGCTGCCCATCGCCGTACTGGTCATCCTGCTGCTGCTGTTCATGTCGCAGATGCAGGGCGGCGGTTCCCGGGTGCTCAACTTCGGCAAGTCCAAGGCGAAGGTGATCACCAAGGACACGCCGAAGACCACCTTCGCCGATGTCGCCGGCTCCGAAGAAGCTGTCGAGGAACTGCACGAGATCAAGGACTTCTTGCAGAACCCGGCGAAATACCAGGCGCTCGGCGCCAAGATCCCCAAGGGCGTACTCCTCTTCGGCCCGCCCGGTACCGGTAAGACGCTGCTCGCCCGGGCGGTCGCCGGTGAGGCGGGAGTGCCGTTCTACTCGATCTCCGGTTCCGACTTCGTCGAGATGTTCGTCGGCGTCGGCGCGAGCCGCGTGCGTGACCTGTTCGAACAGGCCAAGTCGAACGCACCGGCGATCGTCTTCGTGGACGAGATCGACGCCGTCGGCCGGCACCGTGGCGCCGGCATGGGCGGTGGCCACGACGAACGTGAGCAGACCCTCAACCAGCTCCTGGTCGAGATGGACGGCTTCGACACCAAGGGCGGCGTGATCCTGATCGCCGCGACCAACCGGCCGGACATCCTCGACCCGGCACTGCTGCGGCCCGGCCGGTTCGACCGGCAGATCGCGGTCGACACCCCGGACATGGAGGGCCGCAAGGCCATCCTGCGGGTGCACGCCAAGGGCAAGCCGTTCTCGCCCGACGTCGACCTCGACGCGGTCGCCCGGCGTACCCCCGGCTTCACCGGTGCCGACCTGGCCAACGTCATCAACGAGTCGGCCCTGCTGACCGCCCGGGGCAACCTGCGCGCGATCAGCAATGACCAGCTCGAAGAGTCGATCGACCGGGTCATCGCCGGCCCGCAACGGCGGACCCGGGTGATGAGCGACCAGGAAAAGAAGATCACCGCGTACCACGAGGGTGGGCACGCGCTGGTCGCCTGGGCGCTGCCGCACTCGGCGCCGGTGCACAAGGTGACGATCCTGTCCCGGGGACGCTCGCTCGGCCACACCCTGGTACTGCCGACCGAGGACAAGTACACCCAGACCCGGGCCGAGATGGTCGACACGCTGGCG is a window of Micromonospora sp. NBC_01699 DNA encoding:
- the hpt gene encoding hypoxanthine phosphoribosyltransferase, with the protein product MADGSWYDADIDHVIITEEQIREKTEELAKQIAADYASVTDGLLLVCVLKGAVMFMADFARALGKHGPSAELEFMAVSSYGQGTSSSGVVRILKDLDRDIAGRHVMVVEDIVDSGLTLSWLLRYLESRSAASVEVVALFRKPDAIKVTVPVKYVGFDIPSEFVVGYGLDFGERYRELPFVGVLKPEVYARA
- the ftsH gene encoding ATP-dependent zinc metalloprotease FtsH; translated protein: MERTRFFRRPVVWIILVIIGAIALSSFFTGGPSYHKVDTSVALDQLHTASIKKAVFQDKEQTLQLDLANKAKFGDTETDRIQAQFPAEVGDEVWNDVLAAKAANRITGPADVKVSSDNVFLTLLVNLLPIAVLVILLLLFMSQMQGGGSRVLNFGKSKAKVITKDTPKTTFADVAGSEEAVEELHEIKDFLQNPAKYQALGAKIPKGVLLFGPPGTGKTLLARAVAGEAGVPFYSISGSDFVEMFVGVGASRVRDLFEQAKSNAPAIVFVDEIDAVGRHRGAGMGGGHDEREQTLNQLLVEMDGFDTKGGVILIAATNRPDILDPALLRPGRFDRQIAVDTPDMEGRKAILRVHAKGKPFSPDVDLDAVARRTPGFTGADLANVINESALLTARGNLRAISNDQLEESIDRVIAGPQRRTRVMSDQEKKITAYHEGGHALVAWALPHSAPVHKVTILSRGRSLGHTLVLPTEDKYTQTRAEMVDTLAYALGGRAAEELVFHEPTTGAGNDIEKATALARAMITQYGMSSKLGAIKYGTTGDEPFLGRNMGHERDYSDSVAAEIDGEMRALVELAHDEAWEILVEYRDVLDNLVLELMEKETLSTADMARICARVVKRPPLAPYNGFGKRQPSTEPPVLTPAEKDKLKAQAEADGAEATVGGGGGTTPPPNSDGPH
- a CDS encoding GlxA family transcriptional regulator codes for the protein MLSKVAVIALDPVAAFELGVLCEVFGTDRTADGFPGYRFDVCSVDGKPVRSRSGFDVVPHADLTPTEDADLVAVPAYGDSAPFPEPVLDALRRAHARGAYVLSVCSGAFVLGAAGLLDGRECTTHWKYGDQLARRHPLARVRCDELYVQDGNLLTGAGTAAGIDACLHLVRQEHGSAIATKLARRMVVPPHRDGGQSQYIEAPIPRTPDAPTLEPVLGWLVSHLDQNLTIDELAARSHMAPRTFARRFRAETGTTPHDWLTNQRILLARRLLEETELGVEAVATRAGFGDPATLRHHFTRRVGTTPHAYRTIFRERV